A window of Thermoleophilia bacterium contains these coding sequences:
- the tuf gene encoding elongation factor Tu — MAKKKFERTKPHVNVGTIGHIDHGKTTLTAAITKCLAAVNPNVQFRSFDSIDNAPEERERGITIATAHVEYETDKRHYAHVDCPGHADYIKNMITGAAQMDGAILVVSAADGPMPQTREHILLARQVGVPYIVVFMNKADMVDDPELLELVELEVRELLSQYEFPGDEVPVVVGSALKALEHGCGDRNCPSCKCIFELCDALDEYIPEPVRAIDKPFLMPIEDVFSIQGRGTVVTGRVERGIIKVGDQVEIVGLRPESLKTVATGVEMFRKLLDEGRAGDNIGVLLRGIKREEVERGMVLAQPGSITPHTEFEAQVYVLTREEGGRHTPFFSGYRPQFYFRTTDVTGDVRLPEGVEMVMPGDHVNLNVKLITPIAMEEGLRFAIREGGRTVGAGAVTKIIK; from the coding sequence GTGGCGAAGAAAAAATTTGAGAGGACCAAGCCGCATGTTAACGTAGGCACCATCGGTCACATTGACCACGGCAAGACTACCTTGACCGCGGCCATTACCAAGTGTCTGGCGGCCGTAAACCCAAACGTTCAGTTCCGTAGTTTCGACTCTATCGACAACGCGCCCGAAGAGCGCGAGCGCGGTATCACCATTGCTACAGCTCACGTCGAGTACGAGACCGACAAGCGGCACTACGCTCACGTAGACTGCCCTGGGCACGCCGACTACATCAAGAACATGATCACTGGTGCTGCTCAGATGGACGGCGCCATTCTGGTGGTTTCCGCTGCCGACGGCCCCATGCCGCAGACTCGGGAGCACATCCTGCTTGCTCGTCAGGTGGGCGTTCCGTACATCGTGGTCTTTATGAACAAGGCCGACATGGTGGACGATCCCGAGCTTCTCGAGCTGGTGGAGCTTGAAGTGCGTGAGCTCCTTAGCCAGTATGAGTTCCCGGGCGACGAGGTGCCTGTGGTTGTGGGCTCTGCTCTCAAGGCTCTCGAGCACGGGTGCGGCGATCGCAACTGCCCCTCCTGCAAGTGCATATTCGAGCTTTGCGACGCGCTGGACGAGTATATTCCCGAACCGGTTCGCGCTATCGACAAGCCGTTCCTGATGCCTATTGAAGACGTGTTTAGCATTCAGGGTCGCGGCACCGTGGTTACTGGTCGTGTTGAGCGCGGCATCATCAAGGTGGGCGATCAGGTTGAGATCGTTGGTCTCAGACCCGAAAGCCTAAAGACGGTGGCGACCGGCGTGGAGATGTTCCGCAAGCTTCTGGATGAGGGTCGTGCTGGCGACAACATTGGCGTCCTATTGCGCGGTATTAAGCGCGAAGAGGTAGAGCGCGGTATGGTTCTGGCCCAGCCGGGTAGCATCACGCCTCACACAGAGTTCGAGGCTCAGGTTTACGTGCTGACCCGGGAGGAAGGCGGCCGGCATACCCCGTTCTTCAGCGGTTACCGTCCGCAGTTCTACTTCCGGACCACTGACGTGACCGGCGATGTGAGATTGCCGGAGGGTGTTGAGATGGTCATGCCGGGCGACCATGTGAACTTGAATGTCAAGTTGATCACCCCGATCGCCATGGAAGAAGGTCTGCGCTTCGCTATTCGCGAGGGCGGCCGCACTGTCGGGGCTGGCGCTGTGACGAAGATCATCAAGTAA
- the rpmC gene encoding 50S ribosomal protein L29, with translation MKAKDLIELGDDELAQRLKQSREELFNLRFQHAAGQLENTSRLREVRRDIARIMTVQSARRRARGQ, from the coding sequence TTGAAGGCTAAGGATTTGATAGAGCTTGGTGATGATGAGCTGGCTCAGCGCCTCAAGCAGTCGCGTGAGGAGCTGTTTAACCTGCGCTTTCAGCATGCTGCTGGCCAGCTAGAGAACACCAGCCGGCTCCGCGAAGTTCGGCGGGATATCGCCCGGATCATGACGGTGCAGTCGGCTAGGAGACGGGCTAGGGGGCAGTGA
- the rplV gene encoding 50S ribosomal protein L22 — MVSATAKYVRISPRKAGDMARLIRGKKVQEARAILALSPRAAARVVAKVLNSAVANAENNHDMDADSLYVVQAYVNGGPILKRFRPRAMGRACRIRKRTSHITVCVDEKKES; from the coding sequence ATGGTCAGCGCAACAGCTAAGTACGTGCGCATATCTCCTCGCAAGGCCGGAGACATGGCTCGCCTTATTCGGGGCAAGAAGGTGCAAGAGGCCAGGGCGATCTTGGCCCTAAGTCCGCGAGCCGCGGCGCGGGTGGTGGCAAAAGTGCTCAACTCGGCTGTCGCCAACGCGGAGAATAATCACGACATGGATGCTGACAGCCTTTACGTGGTGCAGGCCTATGTGAACGGAGGGCCTATTTTGAAGAGGTTTCGTCCTCGGGCCATGGGCCGCGCTTGCCGCATAAGAAAAAGGACAAGTCACATCACGGTGTGCGTCGACGAGAAAAAGGAGTCGTAG
- the rpsS gene encoding 30S ribosomal protein S19 → MTRSSKKAPYVDEKLMRRILAMNETGEKRMIKTWSRASVIYPEMVGHTIAVHDGRKHVPIYITESMVGHRLGEFALTRTFRGHGGNKERRMRRK, encoded by the coding sequence GTGACGAGGTCAAGCAAGAAAGCTCCCTACGTTGACGAGAAGCTTATGCGGCGAATTTTGGCCATGAACGAGACTGGGGAGAAGCGCATGATCAAGACGTGGTCACGCGCATCGGTGATCTACCCAGAAATGGTAGGCCACACCATCGCTGTTCACGACGGCCGTAAGCATGTGCCCATCTACATAACGGAGAGCATGGTGGGCCACCGACTCGGTGAGTTTGCCCTAACCCGGACTTTCCGTGGTCACGGGGGAAACAAAGAACGGCGCATGAGGAGGAAGTAA
- the rplW gene encoding 50S ribosomal protein L23, whose amino-acid sequence MDAREVIIRPIISEKSYRAIDDNRYSFEVNQRANKHHIRAAVEEIFGVKVIGVHTINVKPKPKRRGLHRGKTRRWKKAVVELAPGNRIDFFGAT is encoded by the coding sequence ATGGACGCGCGAGAGGTCATCATTCGCCCGATTATTTCCGAGAAAAGCTACCGGGCTATCGATGACAACAGATACTCGTTTGAGGTAAATCAACGGGCCAATAAGCACCACATCCGCGCCGCTGTGGAGGAGATTTTCGGCGTTAAAGTCATCGGGGTCCACACGATCAACGTGAAACCCAAGCCGAAGCGCCGCGGACTCCACAGGGGCAAGACCAGACGCTGGAAGAAGGCAGTGGTGGAGCTTGCTCCGGGCAATCGCATTGACTTCTTCGGCGCTACATGA
- the fusA gene encoding elongation factor G, translating into MAQATAHRPETKAARQYPLERVRNIGIMAHIDAGKTTTTERILYYTGRTYKIGEVDDGAAVMDWMAQEQERGITITSAATTCEWRNHRINIIDTPGHVDFTMEVERSLRVLDGAIALFCSVAGVEPQSETVWRQADKYHVPRIAFMNKMDRVGADFMRAVESMKTRLNARPLVVQLPLGSEDSFRGVIDLVRMVAYVYEDEMGVEWLELPIPKDMRDEAEAARTQMIETLAEFDDHLLVDYLEGRPLSEAMIKAAIRKATLAIQITPVLCGSAFRNKGVQMLLDAVVDYLPSPLDIAAVEGTDPRTGETIVRRAADEEPFTALAFKIMSDPYVGKLTYFRVYSGVLRAGSYVYNASKGKRERVARILQMHANHREDIPEARAGDIAAAVGLKQTTTGDTLCDSEAPILLEPIEFPEPVIFVAIEPKTKADQDRLSESLMKLAEEDPTFRVRTDEETGQTIIAGMGELHLEIIVDRLLREFNVDANVGRPQVAYREGITKAVQRVEGRFVRQTGGRGQYGHVVINLAPNEYGAGFTFENKVVGGAVPKEYVPAVQAGILEAMETGVLAGFPMVDVKVELVDGSYHEVDSSELAFKIAGSIAFREAAKKAGPVLLEPIEDVEVVVPEEYMGDVIGDLNSRRGHITGMELRAGAQVIRALVPLAEMFGYATDLRSMTQGRAAYTMRFSHYAEVPAEIASEIIAQQGGTTINS; encoded by the coding sequence GTGGCGCAAGCAACAGCACATAGACCGGAGACAAAAGCGGCGCGTCAGTACCCGCTCGAGAGGGTGCGCAATATCGGCATCATGGCGCACATCGATGCCGGAAAAACCACCACGACCGAGCGGATCCTCTACTACACTGGCCGCACGTATAAGATTGGCGAAGTAGACGATGGTGCCGCCGTGATGGACTGGATGGCCCAGGAGCAGGAGCGGGGCATCACCATCACGTCGGCTGCTACCACGTGCGAGTGGCGTAATCATCGCATAAACATAATAGACACGCCCGGGCACGTGGACTTTACTATGGAGGTCGAGCGGTCACTGCGTGTGCTCGATGGCGCCATTGCCCTCTTCTGCTCGGTCGCTGGGGTGGAGCCTCAATCCGAGACCGTTTGGCGGCAGGCAGACAAGTATCACGTACCGCGTATAGCCTTTATGAACAAGATGGACCGAGTGGGGGCCGATTTCATGCGCGCTGTAGAGAGCATGAAGACTCGGCTTAATGCTAGACCGCTTGTGGTTCAACTTCCGCTCGGCTCCGAGGACAGTTTTCGCGGGGTCATCGATCTTGTTCGCATGGTCGCATACGTCTACGAAGACGAGATGGGCGTCGAGTGGCTTGAGCTTCCTATCCCTAAGGATATGCGGGACGAAGCCGAAGCTGCGCGCACCCAGATGATCGAGACCCTCGCGGAGTTCGATGATCACCTGTTGGTGGATTACCTAGAGGGACGGCCGCTTTCCGAGGCGATGATCAAGGCGGCTATTCGCAAGGCCACCCTTGCTATTCAGATCACGCCAGTGCTTTGCGGCTCAGCTTTCCGCAACAAGGGCGTGCAGATGCTGCTTGATGCGGTAGTGGACTACTTGCCTTCGCCTCTAGACATAGCCGCGGTGGAGGGAACCGATCCTAGAACAGGAGAGACTATAGTTCGGCGAGCTGCGGATGAAGAGCCCTTTACCGCGCTCGCTTTCAAGATCATGTCGGATCCCTATGTGGGAAAGCTCACCTATTTCCGGGTGTATTCTGGGGTTCTTCGAGCTGGTTCATATGTGTATAACGCCAGCAAAGGCAAGAGGGAGCGGGTAGCGCGTATCCTGCAGATGCACGCTAACCACCGCGAGGACATCCCCGAGGCTCGCGCGGGCGATATTGCTGCCGCGGTCGGGTTGAAGCAGACCACTACCGGGGACACTCTTTGTGACTCTGAGGCTCCGATTTTGCTTGAGCCGATTGAGTTTCCCGAGCCGGTCATCTTTGTGGCCATCGAACCTAAGACGAAAGCGGACCAGGACCGCCTGTCTGAGAGCCTGATGAAGCTGGCCGAGGAAGATCCGACTTTCCGGGTGCGTACCGACGAAGAGACCGGACAAACTATCATCGCGGGGATGGGCGAGCTGCACCTCGAGATCATTGTTGACCGTCTACTCCGCGAGTTTAACGTCGACGCAAACGTTGGACGGCCCCAGGTTGCTTACCGGGAAGGTATCACCAAGGCGGTCCAGCGAGTGGAGGGCCGCTTTGTGCGGCAAACAGGCGGCCGCGGCCAATATGGTCACGTTGTCATCAATCTGGCTCCAAATGAGTACGGAGCTGGCTTTACGTTTGAGAACAAGGTCGTCGGGGGAGCGGTTCCCAAGGAGTACGTGCCGGCGGTGCAAGCGGGCATTTTGGAGGCTATGGAGACTGGTGTTTTGGCCGGCTTCCCCATGGTGGATGTTAAGGTTGAACTGGTTGATGGCTCCTACCACGAAGTTGACTCTTCGGAGCTAGCGTTTAAGATTGCTGGCTCCATCGCTTTCCGGGAGGCGGCAAAGAAGGCCGGTCCCGTTCTACTTGAGCCCATCGAAGATGTGGAGGTGGTGGTCCCCGAGGAATACATGGGTGATGTTATTGGTGACCTTAACTCTCGCCGGGGGCATATTACGGGCATGGAACTGCGCGCTGGAGCCCAGGTCATCCGGGCCTTGGTGCCGCTGGCGGAGATGTTCGGGTATGCTACAGACCTACGGTCGATGACTCAGGGGCGAGCAGCCTACACTATGCGTTTTAGCCACTATGCGGAAGTGCCGGCTGAAATCGCCAGCGAAATAATCGCTCAGCAGGGCGGAACAACCATAAATAGTTAG
- the rplC gene encoding 50S ribosomal protein L3 → MMKALLGKKLGMTQFFNEDGTVVRCTVIEAGPCVVTQKKTVEKDGYTATQIAFADVKPKRLNKPLLGHFKKAGVSPKRYLAEVRGEYDLAVGDTVTVDVFSPGDKVKVTGISKGKGFQGVVKRHGFGGGPGYHGAHFHRAPGSIGASSDPSRVYPGSRMPGHMGSVRVTQVGLTVVKTDPERNLLLVKGAVPGSKGSLVMIRG, encoded by the coding sequence GTGATGAAGGCACTATTAGGCAAAAAGCTGGGAATGACCCAGTTCTTCAATGAGGACGGCACCGTCGTCCGTTGCACGGTCATTGAGGCTGGTCCCTGCGTGGTGACCCAGAAGAAGACCGTGGAGAAGGACGGCTATACGGCAACGCAAATTGCCTTCGCTGATGTGAAACCCAAGAGGCTTAACAAGCCTCTGCTGGGTCACTTCAAGAAGGCTGGAGTTTCGCCCAAGCGCTACCTGGCTGAGGTCCGTGGGGAGTACGACTTGGCTGTGGGCGACACAGTCACAGTTGACGTGTTTTCCCCAGGGGACAAGGTCAAGGTTACCGGGATCAGCAAGGGCAAGGGGTTCCAAGGCGTGGTGAAAAGGCATGGCTTCGGTGGGGGCCCGGGGTATCACGGAGCGCATTTCCATCGGGCTCCGGGCTCCATCGGAGCTTCGTCCGATCCCTCTCGGGTTTACCCCGGCAGCCGGATGCCTGGACACATGGGCTCCGTGCGGGTAACCCAGGTAGGCCTGACGGTGGTCAAGACTGACCCTGAGCGGAACCTCTTGCTAGTCAAGGGCGCGGTTCCGGGGAGCAAGGGTTCCCTGGTAATGATCAGAGGTTAG
- the rplD gene encoding 50S ribosomal protein L4, which yields MPTIEKIDENGVVVGQHELSPALVEERVNVGLLHQVVVAELAGHRQGTAAAKGRSEVDRTGRKQWRQKGTGRARVGSFKVPQYVGGGVAFPPIPRSYAMKINKKVKAQAYRMALGDLVSGGNVRVLTGVTFAEPSTKRAAAILGKAGLELPLLVLVGAEEIAALKSFRNLQRIRVLPVTEAEVQDYVWAKSLLFTEEAVSFLESRLAQQGGEA from the coding sequence ATGCCAACTATTGAGAAGATCGACGAAAACGGCGTGGTGGTTGGACAGCATGAGCTAAGCCCGGCTCTGGTAGAAGAGCGGGTCAACGTCGGCTTGCTTCACCAGGTGGTTGTAGCCGAGTTGGCCGGTCATCGTCAAGGCACTGCGGCAGCGAAAGGCAGAAGCGAGGTTGACAGGACCGGCAGAAAGCAGTGGCGCCAGAAGGGTACTGGTCGAGCTCGTGTAGGGTCTTTCAAGGTGCCGCAGTATGTGGGCGGTGGGGTGGCGTTTCCACCCATTCCCCGCAGCTATGCGATGAAGATCAACAAGAAGGTAAAAGCCCAAGCCTACCGAATGGCTCTGGGTGATCTTGTGAGCGGGGGCAACGTCCGGGTTCTTACCGGCGTCACATTTGCGGAGCCTTCTACCAAGCGGGCTGCGGCTATTCTCGGCAAGGCCGGACTAGAGCTTCCACTGCTAGTTCTGGTGGGTGCAGAAGAGATTGCGGCACTCAAGAGTTTCCGCAATCTGCAAAGAATCCGAGTGCTTCCGGTTACTGAGGCGGAAGTGCAGGATTACGTGTGGGCCAAGAGTCTCCTCTTTACAGAAGAAGCGGTCTCTTTCCTAGAGAGCCGTCTGGCGCAGCAAGGTGGTGAGGCGTGA
- the rpsC gene encoding 30S ribosomal protein S3, whose protein sequence is MGQKVHPVGLRLGIIHDWKAHWYTERNFADFLREDLDIRAHIKRRMGHAGLSTIVIHKDTNKLVVHIHTARPGIVIGKSGSEVEALRRELHEMTGKNVQVNIVEVKRPELDANLVAQSIAEQLSNRVSFRRAMKRAITSAMRSGAVGIKVKTGGRLAGAEMARVEGYSEGRVPLHTLRADIDYGFCEADTTFGKIGVKVWINKGEIMPEGYRQEAGSQAEARA, encoded by the coding sequence GTGGGTCAGAAAGTTCATCCGGTAGGCTTGCGACTCGGGATTATCCACGACTGGAAAGCTCACTGGTATACCGAGCGGAATTTTGCGGATTTTCTGCGCGAGGATCTTGACATCCGCGCTCACATTAAGCGGCGGATGGGGCATGCTGGGCTGTCCACGATTGTGATTCATAAGGACACCAATAAGTTGGTAGTCCATATTCACACAGCTCGGCCAGGCATAGTGATTGGCAAGTCGGGTTCTGAAGTGGAGGCGTTGCGGCGCGAACTTCACGAGATGACCGGCAAAAATGTGCAGGTCAATATCGTTGAGGTAAAGCGGCCTGAGCTCGATGCCAATCTGGTGGCTCAGTCTATCGCTGAGCAGCTCTCTAACCGGGTGAGCTTTCGTAGGGCCATGAAGCGAGCTATTACCTCCGCCATGCGGTCCGGTGCTGTCGGCATAAAGGTAAAGACCGGCGGCCGTCTGGCTGGCGCGGAGATGGCGCGAGTAGAGGGATATAGCGAAGGGCGAGTGCCTCTGCACACTTTGCGCGCAGACATTGACTATGGTTTCTGTGAGGCCGACACCACGTTTGGCAAGATCGGCGTGAAGGTGTGGATAAACAAGGGTGAGATCATGCCTGAAGGTTACCGGCAGGAGGCTGGCAGCCAGGCTGAGGCTCGCGCCTAG
- the rpsL gene encoding 30S ribosomal protein S12: MPTINQLVRKGREKKIKKTKTPALKGAPQKRGVCTRVYTTTPKKPNSALRKVARVRLVNGMEVTAYIPGIGHNLQEHSVVLIRGGRVRDLPGVRYKIIRAALDAAGVADRRRGRSKYGAKLPK, encoded by the coding sequence GTGCCGACGATCAACCAACTGGTCCGCAAAGGACGAGAAAAGAAGATTAAGAAGACCAAGACCCCTGCTTTGAAAGGGGCCCCGCAGAAGCGTGGAGTGTGCACGCGGGTGTATACCACCACCCCGAAGAAGCCTAACTCCGCTCTGCGGAAAGTAGCGCGTGTACGCTTGGTAAATGGCATGGAGGTCACGGCCTACATCCCCGGGATCGGACACAATTTGCAGGAGCACTCTGTGGTGCTTATCCGGGGTGGAAGAGTAAGAGATCTCCCGGGCGTGCGGTACAAGATAATTAGGGCTGCTCTTGACGCGGCTGGGGTTGCAGACCGGCGACGGGGGCGGTCCAAGTACGGGGCTAAGCTACCAAAGTAA
- the rpsG gene encoding 30S ribosomal protein S7, which produces MARRARAPKREIPPDPIYRSRLVTQMINRLMKDGKKSIAEKIMYRAMDILRERTGNDPVAVLKEAVENVRPALEVRSRRVGGANYQVPVEVPTRRSYTLAVRWLVVNSRMRREHSMPERLAGELLDAYHRTGATVKKKEDLLRMAEANKAFAHYRW; this is translated from the coding sequence ATGGCCAGAAGAGCAAGAGCGCCGAAGCGGGAAATCCCGCCGGATCCCATATACCGAAGCCGGCTGGTTACCCAGATGATCAACCGGTTGATGAAGGACGGTAAGAAGTCTATCGCCGAGAAGATCATGTACCGGGCGATGGATATTCTGCGTGAGCGCACGGGCAACGATCCCGTGGCAGTCCTGAAAGAGGCGGTTGAGAACGTGAGGCCGGCCCTCGAGGTGAGATCGCGGCGGGTGGGCGGCGCTAACTATCAGGTGCCGGTAGAAGTACCTACCAGGCGCTCGTACACCTTAGCGGTACGGTGGTTGGTGGTGAACAGTCGGATGCGCCGGGAACACAGCATGCCCGAGCGTCTGGCTGGTGAGCTGCTAGACGCCTACCACCGCACGGGTGCGACTGTAAAGAAGAAGGAAGACCTGTTGCGTATGGCCGAAGCCAACAAGGCCTTTGCGCATTACAGATGGTGA
- the rpsJ gene encoding 30S ribosomal protein S10, which produces MAQQKIRIRLKAYDHELVDRSARAIVETAERTGATVSGPVPLPTEKNVFCVIRSPFKDKDSREHFEIRTHKRLIDIHQPTPKTVDSLMRLDLPAGVDIEIKL; this is translated from the coding sequence GTGGCGCAACAGAAAATACGCATCAGGCTCAAGGCCTACGATCATGAGCTAGTGGACCGGAGCGCTCGTGCCATCGTGGAGACGGCAGAGCGAACCGGAGCCACGGTGTCTGGGCCTGTGCCGTTGCCCACAGAGAAGAATGTGTTCTGCGTGATCCGGAGCCCATTTAAGGACAAGGATTCCCGCGAGCATTTTGAAATCAGGACGCATAAGCGCCTGATAGACATTCATCAGCCCACCCCCAAGACGGTGGATTCGCTGATGCGGTTAGATTTGCCTGCGGGCGTGGACATCGAGATCAAACTGTGA
- the rplN gene encoding 50S ribosomal protein L14 encodes MIQQESRLKVADNTGARELLVIRVKGGSTRRYAGVGDIVVGTVKEATPHGAVKKGDVVHAVVVRVKKQYARPDGTYIAFDENACVLIDRQNNPRGTRIFGPVGRELRDKNFTKIISLAPEVL; translated from the coding sequence ATGATTCAGCAGGAGTCTAGATTAAAGGTGGCGGATAACACCGGCGCGCGCGAGCTGCTTGTCATTCGGGTTAAGGGCGGCTCCACGCGGCGCTACGCGGGCGTGGGCGACATTGTGGTTGGCACGGTAAAGGAAGCGACCCCGCACGGGGCGGTAAAAAAGGGCGATGTAGTGCACGCTGTGGTTGTGCGGGTCAAGAAGCAGTACGCCAGGCCAGATGGTACGTACATTGCTTTTGACGAGAATGCCTGTGTGCTTATCGATAGGCAAAACAACCCGCGTGGCACCCGCATTTTTGGTCCCGTGGGGCGTGAACTCAGGGACAAGAACTTTACTAAGATCATTTCCCTTGCCCCGGAGGTGCTGTGA
- the rplB gene encoding 50S ribosomal protein L2: MGIKTYKPTSPGIRFVTTSTFDEITKTEPEKALTRPVKRKGGRNNNGRITTRHQGGGHKRLYRLVDFKRDKDGVPGRVAAIEYDPNRNCRIALVVYADGEKRYILAPNKLTVGAMIEAGPNADIRVGCALPLRNIPVGTMVHNVELYKGRGGQIARAAGTSAQVMAKEGNYAVLRLPSGEMRMIHLDCRATVGEVGNAEHENLVVGKAGRKRWLGVRPGVRGTTMNPVDHPHGGGEGSTPPGRPSVTPWGKPTHGHKTRKANKPSNKYIVRRRNEGR, from the coding sequence ATGGGTATCAAGACCTACAAGCCTACATCTCCGGGCATCCGGTTTGTGACTACGTCAACGTTTGACGAGATCACCAAGACCGAGCCCGAAAAGGCGCTTACCCGTCCTGTCAAGCGCAAGGGCGGCCGCAACAACAATGGCCGCATCACCACGCGTCACCAGGGCGGGGGGCACAAGCGTCTGTACCGGCTGGTGGACTTCAAGCGCGACAAAGATGGCGTACCTGGTCGCGTGGCTGCGATCGAGTATGATCCTAATCGGAATTGCCGCATCGCGCTGGTTGTCTACGCAGACGGAGAAAAACGGTACATTCTCGCTCCCAACAAGCTCACCGTTGGAGCCATGATAGAGGCCGGGCCCAACGCGGATATCCGTGTAGGGTGTGCACTGCCCCTGCGCAACATTCCGGTGGGCACTATGGTCCATAACGTGGAGCTGTACAAGGGCCGCGGTGGGCAGATTGCCCGGGCTGCGGGGACTTCTGCCCAGGTTATGGCCAAAGAAGGCAACTATGCTGTCCTGCGCCTCCCATCAGGGGAGATGCGAATGATCCATCTTGACTGCCGGGCCACGGTGGGCGAGGTGGGCAATGCAGAACACGAAAACCTGGTGGTGGGAAAGGCCGGGCGCAAGCGGTGGCTGGGAGTAAGACCAGGCGTGCGGGGTACCACCATGAACCCAGTTGATCACCCGCATGGCGGCGGTGAGGGTTCCACACCTCCCGGGCGGCCCTCGGTGACTCCCTGGGGGAAACCTACGCATGGGCACAAGACCCGCAAAGCGAACAAACCGTCTAACAAGTACATTGTCAGGCGGCGCAACGAGGGGAGATAG
- the rpsQ gene encoding 30S ribosomal protein S17, whose product MAEERVVKQKERRGVVVSDKMDKTIVVAVTTVKPHPRYQKVVRRTTRFKAHDERNEARVGDVVLIRECRPLSKEKRWRLIEILERPE is encoded by the coding sequence ATGGCCGAAGAGCGCGTAGTAAAACAAAAAGAGCGCCGAGGCGTGGTCGTCTCCGACAAGATGGATAAGACCATCGTGGTGGCGGTGACAACTGTTAAGCCTCACCCGAGGTATCAGAAAGTTGTGCGACGGACTACCCGGTTCAAGGCGCATGACGAGAGAAATGAGGCTCGGGTCGGCGATGTGGTCTTGATTCGTGAGTGTCGACCACTCTCCAAAGAGAAGCGCTGGCGTTTGATTGAAATTCTTGAGCGGCCCGAGTAG
- the rplX gene encoding 50S ribosomal protein L24 translates to MPQQEVRKHFRIKRGDTVQVIQGKEKGKRGKVLRVLPKDERVVVERVNFIKRHVRPSRKVPQGGVIEREGSMHISNVMLVCPSCDRPVRVGVRIEGDTKVRYCKKCNVSVDKG, encoded by the coding sequence ATGCCACAACAGGAAGTGCGCAAACATTTCCGCATCAAGCGCGGCGACACCGTGCAGGTAATCCAGGGCAAGGAGAAGGGAAAACGCGGAAAAGTTCTGCGTGTCCTTCCCAAGGATGAGCGGGTGGTTGTCGAGCGTGTGAACTTTATCAAGCGACATGTGCGGCCCTCGCGCAAGGTTCCGCAGGGCGGGGTCATAGAGCGCGAGGGAAGTATGCACATCAGTAACGTCATGCTGGTGTGTCCCAGCTGTGATCGCCCGGTGAGAGTGGGCGTGCGCATCGAGGGAGACACTAAGGTTCGTTACTGCAAGAAGTGCAACGTCTCCGTGGATAAGGGTTAG
- the rplP gene encoding 50S ribosomal protein L16, whose translation MLLPKRVKYRKQQRGRMKGKAKGQTQVHFGEYGLQALEPGWITNRQIEAARIAMTRKIKRGGKVWINIFPDKPVTKKPAETRMGSGKGSPEKWVAVVKPGRIMFELAGVSEELAREAMRLAAHKLPIKCRFATREDAGFEG comes from the coding sequence ATGTTACTACCAAAGCGGGTCAAATATCGTAAACAGCAACGGGGCCGCATGAAGGGCAAGGCAAAAGGCCAGACGCAAGTGCACTTTGGTGAGTACGGCCTCCAAGCGCTTGAGCCGGGTTGGATCACTAACCGGCAGATAGAAGCCGCGCGAATTGCTATGACCCGAAAGATTAAGAGGGGAGGAAAGGTTTGGATAAACATCTTCCCCGACAAGCCGGTGACGAAGAAACCTGCCGAGACCAGAATGGGTTCCGGCAAGGGCTCCCCGGAGAAGTGGGTAGCAGTGGTCAAGCCCGGGCGGATCATGTTTGAGCTGGCGGGGGTTTCTGAGGAGCTTGCCAGAGAAGCGATGCGCCTTGCGGCTCACAAGCTTCCGATAAAGTGCAGATTCGCGACTAGGGAGGACGCGGGCTTTGAAGGCTAA